One Fibrobacter sp. UBA4297 genomic region harbors:
- the glf gene encoding UDP-galactopyranose mutase has product MFDYLVVGAGLFGAVFAHEAIKRGKKVLVIDKRNHVAGNVYTENVEGINVHKYGAHIFHTSNKEVWDYVQQFAEFNRYTNSPIACYKDELYNLPFNMNTFSRMWNIKTPAEAKAKIDEQRAEALAALNGREPANLEEQALSLVGRDIYEKLIKGYTEKQWGRKCKELPAFIIKRLPVRFVYDNNYFNDKYQGIPVGGYTQIVEKMLEGAEVRLGVDFFKDRESLVASAKKIVFTGMIDEFYGYRYGELEYRTLRFETEDLPQENYQGNAVVNYTEAEIPYTRIIEHKHFEFGCQGGVATNHTVVTREYPAAWKHGDEPYYPMNDDRNNALFARYKALAESETNVIFGGRLGMYKYFDMHHVIMEALSCAKKEVW; this is encoded by the coding sequence ATGTTTGATTACCTTGTTGTCGGGGCTGGTCTTTTTGGAGCAGTCTTTGCACATGAAGCTATCAAGCGAGGAAAGAAAGTCCTCGTGATAGACAAGCGTAACCATGTCGCGGGCAATGTCTATACAGAAAATGTAGAGGGCATCAACGTACATAAGTATGGCGCCCATATTTTCCATACCAGCAACAAGGAAGTTTGGGATTACGTTCAGCAGTTTGCTGAGTTTAATCGCTATACGAATAGCCCCATCGCATGTTATAAGGATGAACTGTATAATTTGCCCTTTAACATGAATACTTTTAGCAGGATGTGGAACATCAAGACTCCTGCCGAGGCGAAGGCTAAAATCGATGAGCAACGTGCTGAGGCTCTTGCTGCGTTGAATGGCCGTGAACCTGCCAATCTGGAAGAACAGGCGCTGTCTCTTGTCGGTCGCGATATTTATGAAAAGCTCATCAAGGGCTACACCGAAAAGCAGTGGGGCCGTAAGTGTAAAGAACTCCCGGCGTTTATCATCAAGCGGTTGCCGGTCCGTTTTGTTTACGACAACAACTATTTTAACGACAAGTATCAGGGAATCCCTGTTGGCGGCTATACGCAGATTGTCGAGAAAATGCTTGAAGGTGCAGAAGTGCGCCTTGGCGTTGATTTCTTTAAGGACCGTGAATCGCTTGTTGCCTCTGCAAAGAAAATCGTTTTCACGGGTATGATAGACGAGTTCTACGGGTATAGGTATGGTGAACTGGAATACCGTACGTTGCGTTTTGAAACGGAAGACTTGCCGCAGGAAAACTATCAGGGAAATGCCGTTGTGAATTATACGGAAGCTGAAATTCCGTATACCCGCATTATTGAACATAAGCATTTCGAGTTTGGATGCCAGGGCGGGGTAGCGACGAATCATACTGTGGTGACGAGGGAATATCCGGCTGCATGGAAACATGGCGACGAACCCTATTACCCTATGAATGACGATCGGAATAATGCTCTTTTTGCAAGGTACAAGGCGTTGGCTGAATCGGAAACGAATGTGATTTTTGGTGGCCGCCTTGGAATGTACAAGTATTTTGATATGCATCATGTTATTATGGAAGCACTTTCATGTGCAAAAAAGGAAGTTTGGTAA
- a CDS encoding lipopolysaccharide biosynthesis protein, which produces MSSITSKSIHGIIWSAVEKFSLQGAQFLIGVILARLLTPSDFGMIGMLSIFLGVSQTFVDCGFSNALIRQKESSAKDYGTAFIVNFSISVFAYLVLFAIAPVVAKFYSMPELLPVMRWVSITLIISALFAVHKVKLTKNIDFKTQSKASLSAAIISGIFGIVLAYNGFGVWSLVYQSICNSVLNLLFMTLLLKWFPSIVFSKESFRSLFGFGSKLLIASIISSIYSNLYNIVIGKKFSASNLGYYTRADQLGNFPSQNIAGILSRVTYPILSQLQDDDRLKTIYVKYLQLSCFVVFPLMMGLAALAKPVIVLLLGDKWLPSSLLLQILCFGLMLDPVCNINLNLLYVKGRSDLVLKLEIIKKTIAVLILVVSLPFGLVGICLGRATYGVVATFLNMVYTKNFIDLSMWGQVKLIMPSWILSVVMAVLVYSVTFLNVNFITQLVVGVVVGVLFYFIIAVLFKMEAVFFLKKLAKL; this is translated from the coding sequence ATGTCCTCAATAACGTCAAAATCAATTCACGGGATTATTTGGAGCGCTGTGGAAAAGTTCTCTTTACAGGGTGCTCAATTTTTGATAGGTGTTATTCTAGCTCGATTGTTAACGCCCTCAGATTTTGGCATGATTGGAATGTTGTCTATTTTTTTAGGTGTGTCGCAAACGTTTGTGGATTGTGGCTTTTCAAATGCTTTGATTCGCCAGAAAGAATCTTCTGCAAAAGATTATGGTACTGCATTTATTGTTAATTTCTCTATTAGCGTATTTGCCTATCTGGTTTTATTTGCGATTGCACCGGTGGTTGCCAAATTTTATAGTATGCCTGAATTACTGCCTGTGATGCGTTGGGTATCTATAACTTTGATTATCAGTGCGTTGTTTGCAGTCCATAAGGTTAAGCTTACTAAAAATATTGATTTTAAAACTCAGTCCAAGGCATCTTTGTCTGCTGCAATTATTTCTGGAATATTTGGTATTGTGCTGGCTTACAACGGTTTTGGAGTATGGAGCCTGGTTTATCAGTCAATTTGCAATTCTGTATTAAACTTGTTGTTTATGACATTACTGCTGAAGTGGTTTCCAAGTATAGTCTTTAGTAAAGAATCTTTTCGATCGTTGTTTGGGTTTGGTTCTAAGTTGTTGATTGCTAGTATAATCTCTTCAATATATTCAAACTTATATAATATTGTGATTGGGAAAAAATTTTCGGCTAGCAATTTAGGGTATTACACTCGTGCTGATCAGTTGGGAAATTTTCCTTCGCAGAATATAGCGGGAATTCTTTCTAGGGTCACCTATCCGATTTTATCGCAATTGCAGGATGACGATAGATTGAAGACTATATATGTCAAGTATTTACAACTGTCTTGCTTTGTTGTCTTTCCCTTAATGATGGGGCTTGCTGCGCTTGCCAAACCAGTAATTGTTCTTTTATTGGGCGATAAATGGTTGCCGTCATCGTTGTTGTTGCAGATTTTATGCTTTGGTCTGATGCTTGATCCTGTATGTAACATCAATCTTAATTTACTTTATGTGAAAGGTCGGTCTGATTTAGTTTTAAAATTGGAAATAATAAAAAAGACTATTGCTGTATTGATATTGGTCGTATCTCTTCCTTTCGGTCTAGTTGGAATATGCTTGGGCCGGGCTACATATGGTGTCGTTGCAACATTTTTAAATATGGTTTATACAAAGAATTTTATTGATCTATCTATGTGGGGACAGGTCAAACTAATAATGCCGTCGTGGATTTTGTCTGTTGTCATGGCTGTTTTAGTATATAGCGTGACATTTTTAAATGTGAATTTTATAACTCAATTGGTAGTCGGTGTGGTTGTTGGCGTTCTATTTTATTTTATTATTGCTGTATTGTTTAAAATGGAAGCTGTATTTTTCCTGAAAAAACTAGCAAAATTGTAA
- a CDS encoding glycosyltransferase family 2 protein, which translates to MSENGDLISVVVPVYNAEKYIDKCVDSILNQSYKNLELILVDDGSSDLSLKKCEAKKECDSRIVLISQKNSGVTKARSVGVENATGKWVCFVDSDDVLPVDSIRCLYMNSESADIVVGQIHYNGTYEWNYPRFNDCLSSFDAIEAMFHDRIHSGPVAKLIKRELFDSLIFDIPRSITHGEDFIMNYRLFQKTELIRVIDQIVYEYIENSQSTSNKNDPYRSLNYCRLQEKILNESTLPCNKKKMEPLLKEFYWFHRKGFLKKWIKSFFRNC; encoded by the coding sequence ATGAGCGAAAATGGCGACCTAATTTCTGTAGTTGTTCCTGTATATAATGCGGAAAAGTATATTGATAAATGTGTTGATAGTATTCTCAATCAGTCATATAAAAATCTGGAACTGATATTGGTTGATGATGGATCTAGTGATTTATCTTTAAAAAAATGCGAAGCAAAAAAAGAATGTGATTCAAGAATTGTTTTGATTAGCCAAAAAAATTCGGGCGTTACAAAAGCTAGGAGTGTTGGTGTTGAAAATGCAACTGGAAAATGGGTTTGCTTTGTAGATTCGGATGATGTGCTACCTGTAGATTCTATAAGATGTTTGTATATGAATTCTGAAAGCGCTGACATTGTTGTGGGACAGATTCATTACAATGGAACTTATGAATGGAATTACCCAAGGTTTAACGATTGTTTAAGCTCGTTCGATGCTATTGAAGCAATGTTTCATGATCGCATTCATTCAGGACCAGTGGCAAAATTAATAAAAAGGGAGCTGTTTGATAGCCTTATTTTTGATATTCCCCGTTCTATAACGCATGGTGAAGATTTTATCATGAATTATCGATTGTTCCAGAAAACGGAATTAATAAGAGTTATAGATCAAATTGTGTATGAGTATATAGAAAATTCGCAGAGTACGTCAAATAAAAACGACCCTTATAGAAGTTTAAACTATTGCAGATTGCAAGAAAAAATTTTGAATGAATCAACCTTGCCTTGCAATAAGAAAAAGATGGAACCGCTATTGAAAGAATTTTATTGGTTCCATAGAAAAGGCTTTCTGAAAAAATGGATAAAATCATTTTTTAGAAATTGTTGA
- a CDS encoding nucleotide sugar dehydrogenase, producing MSFETKIVCIGAGYVGGPTMTVIADKCPDVKVTVVDINQSRIDAWNSENLPIFEPGLDDVVKRARGRNLFFSTDIPAAIKEADIIFVSVNTPTKTFGHGAGKASDLQYWEKTARNILEIADEGKIIVEKSTLPVRTAAAMERILNSNDKGLHFEVLSNPEFLAEGTAINDLFEPDRVLIGSHQTESGLAACQKLVDVYAHWVPRDRILTTNLWSSELTKLTANAFLAQRISSINSISALCERTGADVDEVAYVMGKDRRIGSKFLKASIGFGGSCFKKDILNLVYLCGYYGLPEVAAYWESVVKINEWQTHRVVDRMLETMFNTIAGKKIAVFGFAFKANTGDTRESPANLVVRDLLAEHALPVVTDPKAIPDAKRDLKDVIEQVSFEEDPYKAAEGAHAVVVCTEWKCFAELDWKRIYSSMAKPAFVFDGRNILDADALRKIGFEVTSIGKGKAE from the coding sequence ATGAGTTTTGAAACTAAAATTGTTTGCATTGGTGCTGGCTATGTCGGTGGCCCCACCATGACTGTAATTGCCGACAAGTGCCCCGATGTCAAGGTCACCGTTGTTGATATTAACCAGTCTCGTATTGATGCCTGGAATAGCGAAAATCTCCCGATTTTTGAACCCGGCCTGGATGATGTTGTAAAGCGTGCCCGTGGCCGTAACTTGTTCTTTAGCACGGATATTCCTGCAGCCATCAAGGAAGCGGATATCATCTTTGTTTCGGTGAACACCCCGACAAAAACGTTTGGCCATGGCGCCGGCAAGGCTTCTGACTTGCAGTATTGGGAAAAGACCGCCCGCAACATTTTGGAAATTGCCGACGAAGGCAAGATCATCGTCGAAAAGTCGACGCTCCCGGTCCGCACTGCTGCGGCCATGGAACGTATTTTGAACAGCAACGACAAGGGCCTCCACTTTGAAGTGCTCTCGAATCCGGAATTTCTCGCCGAAGGTACAGCCATCAACGACTTGTTTGAGCCCGACCGTGTGCTCATTGGCTCCCATCAGACGGAATCGGGCCTTGCTGCCTGCCAGAAGCTTGTGGACGTGTATGCCCACTGGGTGCCGCGTGACCGCATCCTTACGACGAACCTCTGGAGCTCCGAACTCACGAAGCTTACGGCGAACGCCTTCCTCGCACAGCGCATTAGTTCTATCAACTCCATTAGCGCTCTCTGCGAACGTACCGGCGCCGATGTCGACGAAGTCGCTTACGTGATGGGCAAGGACCGCCGCATTGGTTCCAAGTTCCTCAAGGCATCCATCGGCTTCGGTGGTAGCTGCTTCAAGAAGGACATTCTGAATCTCGTGTACCTTTGCGGTTATTATGGACTGCCGGAAGTCGCCGCTTATTGGGAAAGCGTCGTGAAGATTAACGAGTGGCAGACGCACCGCGTGGTAGACCGCATGCTCGAAACCATGTTCAACACGATTGCGGGCAAGAAGATTGCCGTGTTCGGTTTTGCGTTCAAGGCCAATACCGGTGACACCCGTGAAAGCCCGGCGAACCTTGTGGTGCGCGACTTGCTTGCCGAACATGCACTGCCTGTCGTGACCGACCCGAAGGCTATCCCGGATGCTAAGCGCGACCTCAAGGACGTGATTGAACAGGTCTCGTTCGAAGAGGACCCGTACAAGGCTGCCGAAGGCGCTCACGCCGTTGTGGTTTGCACGGAATGGAAGTGCTTTGCCGAGCTCGACTGGAAACGCATTTACAGTTCGATGGCGAAACCAGCCTTTGTATTTGATGGCCGCAACATCTTGGATGCGGACGCCCTCAGGAAGATCGGCTTTGAAGTGACTAGCATCGGTAAGGGCAAAGCGGAGTAA
- a CDS encoding ATP-grasp fold amidoligase family protein, whose translation MLKCLEALKDVVKKCIPDVLYLKMQFKKKLGYSLNLKDPQTFDEKLQWLKLHDRNPLYTTLVDKYAVKKWVANKIGPQYVVPTFGVWEKFDDIDFSKLPNRFVLKCTHDSGGVIVVKDKSQLDMDAARRKISDSLRKNYYWANREWPYKNVPPRVIAEEYLEDQRNGELRDYKFYTFGGKPHFLLIAANRHKETGLTFDYFDMEGMHIDLSDVGIPNASGTPPLLPSKFDEMKRLSMVLADGIPHVRVDFFDVNGRIYFGEMTFYDYAGYMNAVPQNWELEWGRLIKISV comes from the coding sequence ATGCTTAAATGTCTAGAAGCTCTAAAAGATGTAGTAAAAAAATGCATACCCGATGTGCTTTATCTTAAAATGCAGTTTAAGAAGAAGTTGGGATATTCTTTGAATTTAAAGGATCCTCAAACTTTTGATGAAAAATTACAGTGGCTTAAGCTCCATGATCGAAATCCTTTGTATACAACACTTGTTGATAAGTATGCTGTAAAAAAGTGGGTCGCTAATAAAATTGGACCGCAGTATGTTGTTCCGACTTTTGGTGTCTGGGAAAAATTTGATGATATCGATTTTAGCAAATTGCCAAACCGATTTGTCCTCAAGTGTACTCATGATAGCGGAGGAGTTATTGTTGTAAAAGATAAAAGTCAATTAGATATGGATGCCGCTCGTAGAAAAATATCTGATTCTTTGAGGAAAAATTATTATTGGGCAAATAGAGAATGGCCGTATAAAAATGTCCCTCCTCGTGTTATTGCGGAGGAATATTTGGAAGATCAACGAAATGGTGAGCTAAGAGACTATAAATTCTATACTTTCGGTGGAAAGCCTCATTTTTTACTCATAGCGGCAAATAGACATAAAGAAACGGGACTAACTTTTGATTATTTTGATATGGAAGGGATGCATATTGATCTAAGCGATGTTGGTATTCCGAATGCTAGTGGAACGCCACCACTTTTGCCATCTAAATTTGATGAAATGAAAAGATTGTCTATGGTTCTTGCGGATGGTATCCCGCATGTGCGTGTGGATTTCTTTGATGTTAATGGTCGAATTTATTTTGGCGAAATGACTTTTTATGATTATGCGGGATATATGAATGCCGTTCCCCAAAATTGGGAACTTGAGTGGGGCAGATTAATAAAAATTTCGGTATAA
- a CDS encoding NAD-dependent epimerase/dehydratase family protein, with product MFESFVIFGGCGFIGSHMQRLLREKYPNAKVYVADLLADGTELSQKVDVREPIEMQGEFGKNTLVFNFAAIHRTPGHPDHAYFETNIRGAENVCNFARKHGIENIVFTSSIAPYGAAEELKTEETLPTPNTPYGISKLVAEKIHREWAAENVNRRLSIVRPGIVFGTGENGNMTRLYKGLKSHKFAYAGRKDTIKACIYVKDLVRIMLEMAEKSLNEPQTEKVQLYNCCYYPSFTIEQIANTMLKAVGMKRFIPYIPKKPMMAAATVCGMLGGLGLGICPARVKKLMVSTNIDAKKLAQNYPLKFTLEEAFADWWNDCNQKCLE from the coding sequence ATGTTTGAATCCTTTGTGATATTTGGCGGATGTGGATTCATTGGGTCTCATATGCAACGGCTACTTCGGGAAAAGTATCCGAATGCGAAAGTGTATGTTGCGGACTTGCTTGCTGATGGCACCGAACTCTCTCAAAAGGTCGATGTTCGTGAACCGATTGAAATGCAGGGAGAATTCGGTAAGAATACGCTTGTATTTAATTTTGCTGCAATTCACCGCACTCCGGGGCATCCGGACCATGCTTACTTTGAAACAAATATTCGCGGTGCAGAAAACGTCTGCAACTTTGCTCGAAAGCATGGAATCGAAAATATCGTGTTTACCAGTAGCATTGCCCCGTATGGCGCTGCAGAAGAACTGAAAACAGAAGAAACGTTACCCACGCCGAATACCCCTTATGGTATTTCTAAGTTGGTAGCCGAAAAAATCCATCGCGAATGGGCTGCGGAAAATGTAAACCGCAGGCTCTCCATAGTGCGTCCAGGAATCGTGTTCGGTACTGGTGAAAACGGAAATATGACGCGCCTGTACAAAGGTTTAAAAAGTCATAAGTTTGCATACGCCGGCCGCAAGGATACTATCAAGGCGTGCATTTATGTGAAAGACCTTGTGCGTATCATGCTCGAAATGGCCGAAAAGTCTTTGAATGAACCGCAGACTGAAAAAGTCCAGCTTTACAACTGCTGCTATTATCCGTCGTTCACGATTGAGCAAATTGCAAATACGATGCTCAAGGCTGTCGGAATGAAACGGTTTATTCCTTATATCCCGAAAAAGCCCATGATGGCGGCCGCTACAGTGTGCGGTATGCTTGGTGGTCTGGGGCTTGGCATTTGCCCTGCCCGCGTAAAGAAACTCATGGTTTCTACAAACATTGATGCAAAGAAACTTGCGCAGAACTATCCGCTGAAATTTACCTTGGAAGAGGCTTTTGCAGATTGGTGGAACGATTGCAACCAGAAGTGCTTGGAATAA
- a CDS encoding EpsG family protein, translating to MIYFVTYVIAALLCELGFKKNERAAFFLIFAALFLPAFLAGVRDDTIGTDRHVYGDDLFYDVLNSQDLFHLDEIWTGWIEPGYIYLNVLVGKIYPSVNFFYFVLSFIQGSCVLAAFKVLNIRKYAGFAYAAYLFLFFQPSLNALRQSLSVSVSLLCIAFIIKNKKIPAVVSFLLAMSFHNSAIIVLLVLAVILVLLKKHSNKLYVFMSFAILGIFAFGSTLIDTFAPILNMEASRYNYYFAASDVTGFSNTEMVFALFQGFFILLNYKKFRGMSLTLNFFVFATIASIPLSQILMFGGDYIGRLIVLFNWMVLPMYAIVLRLTDRRELVFAGLSCYLVFFWYYHYIYMGWNETYPYTSEILGIN from the coding sequence ATGATTTATTTTGTAACCTATGTCATTGCTGCCCTATTGTGTGAGCTCGGTTTTAAAAAAAATGAACGTGCCGCATTTTTTTTAATTTTTGCGGCTTTGTTTTTGCCTGCTTTTTTAGCAGGCGTTCGAGATGATACAATTGGGACGGATCGACATGTTTATGGCGACGATCTTTTTTATGATGTGTTGAATAGTCAGGATCTTTTCCATTTGGATGAAATATGGACTGGATGGATTGAACCCGGCTACATTTATTTAAACGTTCTGGTCGGAAAAATTTATCCTAGTGTAAATTTCTTTTATTTTGTTTTGTCCTTTATTCAGGGCTCATGTGTGCTTGCTGCATTTAAGGTGCTGAATATCCGAAAGTATGCGGGCTTTGCATATGCCGCTTATTTGTTTTTGTTCTTCCAACCGTCGCTGAACGCTCTTCGACAATCGTTGTCGGTTTCTGTCTCTCTTCTTTGCATTGCTTTTATAATAAAAAATAAAAAAATTCCTGCGGTGGTTTCTTTCCTTTTAGCCATGTCTTTTCACAACTCAGCGATAATTGTCTTGTTGGTTCTGGCTGTTATATTGGTCCTTTTGAAAAAACATTCAAATAAATTGTATGTCTTCATGTCTTTTGCAATATTGGGAATTTTTGCATTTGGAAGTACGTTAATCGATACTTTTGCCCCGATATTGAATATGGAGGCATCCCGCTATAACTACTATTTTGCGGCATCTGATGTAACAGGTTTTTCAAATACGGAAATGGTTTTTGCGTTGTTCCAAGGATTTTTTATTTTGTTGAATTATAAAAAGTTCCGCGGAATGTCGTTGACGCTTAATTTCTTTGTATTTGCTACAATCGCATCTATTCCATTATCACAGATTTTGATGTTTGGTGGAGATTATATAGGACGGTTAATTGTCTTGTTTAATTGGATGGTGCTTCCAATGTATGCAATTGTTTTACGATTGACCGATAGACGGGAACTTGTTTTTGCTGGATTATCATGTTATCTTGTATTTTTTTGGTATTATCATTACATATATATGGGATGGAATGAAACCTACCCGTATACGTCAGAAATTTTAGGGATAAATTGA
- a CDS encoding DUF4422 domain-containing protein, with protein sequence MNVKVIVATHKTYRMPTDPMYVPVHVGAEGKPSLGYIGDNTGDNISLKNKNYCELSGLYWAWKNMDADYLGIAHYRRHFSIHPKKDKWSSILCESELLPLFNDCDVVLPKPRDYFIETNYSQYAHAHHAIDLDTTREILTEKYPEYIPVYDDYMKRTIGHRFNMFIMKRDVLNRYCEWLFDILFELEKRLDISQYSQNDSRVFGFVSERLLDIWLEKNSVKYKEIPCMFMEKQNWIVKGFNFLMRKLTR encoded by the coding sequence ATGAACGTAAAAGTTATTGTCGCGACTCACAAAACGTATAGAATGCCGACGGATCCTATGTATGTGCCTGTTCATGTTGGCGCAGAAGGAAAGCCGTCTCTTGGCTATATCGGGGACAATACTGGCGACAACATCAGTTTAAAAAACAAGAACTATTGTGAATTGTCTGGGCTGTACTGGGCCTGGAAAAATATGGATGCTGATTATCTTGGCATCGCCCATTATCGCAGGCATTTTTCAATCCATCCGAAAAAGGACAAGTGGAGCTCGATTCTGTGCGAAAGCGAGCTGTTGCCCCTTTTTAATGATTGCGATGTCGTTTTACCGAAACCTCGTGATTATTTTATTGAGACCAACTATTCTCAATACGCTCACGCCCACCATGCAATCGACCTAGATACGACTAGGGAAATCCTTACGGAAAAGTATCCGGAGTATATCCCTGTATACGACGATTACATGAAGCGGACGATTGGTCACCGCTTTAACATGTTCATCATGAAAAGGGATGTGTTGAACCGCTATTGCGAATGGCTTTTCGACATCTTGTTTGAACTTGAGAAAAGGCTGGACATTTCGCAGTATAGCCAAAACGATTCCCGCGTCTTTGGTTTTGTCAGTGAACGCTTGTTGGATATCTGGCTTGAAAAGAATTCTGTGAAGTATAAGGAAATTCCTTGTATGTTTATGGAAAAGCAGAATTGGATTGTGAAGGGCTTCAATTTCCTGATGCGAAAATTGACTAGGTGA